From the Campylobacter volucris genome, the window CTTTTTGGCTCAGGTAAAGCATCGCCTATTTTCATTGCAGCGGTGATTAATTCTTTAGGCTGTAAGCTTCCTACTCTTGAATTTTTCATAAATTCATCAATTTGTGGTTGGAATTTAGCAACTGCATCTTTAATTTCTTTTATATCATCTTCTGAAAGTTTGGTTCCAGTATATGAAAAAGAAAAACCAAATTGTCGTCTTAAACTCAAAGAGGTAGAGTTGTCATCTTTTTCATAATTTACCTCTTTTTTGTCATACATAGCAAATGAAAGATGATTGCCACTTTTTGTTTTAATATCCATTGAAAAACTTTGAGAATTCAAACCAGAAACTTGCATGCTATATCCTTTCAAATTTAGTCAAAAATTAAATCGGTAAAAGTGTTGAAAATTTAACTAATTTCTTAAATTAAAACTATAAAATTTTTAATATTTAAAATATTGTAATATCAAGTTTTAAATGCTCGATAAATCCCCAAAAACTTTAAGTATTTTTTCATTGTCACAATGAAGTAAAATTTGTTCTTTTTGGTGTAAATTTTTACAAGCTTGCAAGGCTTGTTTTAAGTGTTCTTTTATAGAATATACCAGTCCATATGCAATAGCTTCTTTATCGAGCCCACCAAGCATATAAATTAAAGGCATTCTTAAAGCCTTATTGATATCTAATTTTGCTTGCTCATTAAGTGTGGTTTTAAAATCAAATTTGCTAGGATGTTTAAATTTATAAGCAAGTGCAAGATCTAAAAAATCATCAATAGTTTTTAATTTTTCTCCACTGATAAAAGGATATGTAAAATAAAATAAATCAAGTATATTTTGACTTATTTTACTTTCTTCATCGTAAGAATTTTGTATAAAATCATAATAATTTTTAAAAGAATCTTTATAGTTTTGAACCAAAGTTAAAGCAATTTTTGTTTTAGCAAAAGTATTTAAGAATAATCTAGGATTGCTTTCAAAAGAAAAATCTAAAAAATTACAATTTTGAGCACTTTGGTATAAAATTTGAGTTGGATTTGTAAAAGTTAAAATGATATTTTTTGCATTTAAATCATTTAGTTTGAAATTTTTAGCTTGTGAAATTTGATGTAGTGATGAAAAATTATTATAAGCAAATTCATTACTCATGGGTTTTTCATAAAATCCAAAATCATCCCAAAAATTTTCTTCACTACAAGCTATACATCCATGTCCTGCAGCTACTGGCCAAGAGGTTTTGGAATTAAATTTAACTTTAGGACAATTATTATAAGCATAGGGTCCTTTGCAACCTACTTTAAATAAGCAATATCCTTGTTTTATATTTTCATCATCAAAACTTTGAGCAAAATTTCCAGCTTCAAATTTGGCTTTTCTTTCGCATAGATCATGTAAGCATTTTCCATAAAGAGCTAAAGGTCTATTTTGTTCATCTAGGGCCATATTTTGTTCAAAAAGTATATAAAAACAAAGTGTTGCAATGATATTGATATCACTTGGAGGACATCCTGGTACATTGATAATCTTTTCTTCTAAAACCTTAGAGATTCCAATGCTTTTGGTAGGATTTGGATGTGCTGCTTGAATTCCTCCATAACTTGAGCAAGTTCCTATGGCAAATATGCTCTTAGCGTTTTTTGCACATTTTTGTAAAATTTCATATCCATTTTCTCCGCAAGCTCCTATGGTAAGGTAAAATGGATCTATCGCGCATACTCCGCCTTCTACTGCTAAAAGATAATCTTTTGTGTTTAAAATTTGCTCTAAATGATTTTCAGCTTGATGCCCACTTGCACTCATAAGAGTTTCATGATATTCTAACGAGATAAAATCAAAAATTAAATCTAAAAAATCAGGCAAAGATGTCCTAAGCAAACTTTCACTACAACCTGTACATTCACTTAAATGTAGCCATATTAAACTAGGTGGCGTGTGAAGTTGAAAATATCTATGAGCTAATGGTATAAACTCATTTGGAAGAGCTAAAATTTTAACAATAGCACTAACGGCTTCTAAATTGATATTTTTTTCTTCTTTATTTTCTTTTTCTAAAAGTGCAATTTTTTGTTCAAGAATTTTTTGTAGCTCTTCGTTGCTTAAAGACATATTTTATCCTTTGGCAATTTGTATCATTTTTAAAAAATTATCTGCTTTTAAAGCAGCTGAACCCACTAATACCCCGTGGCAATTTTTTAAACTGCATATGGTTTTAATGTTTTCTTGATTAACACTTCCACCATATAAAAATTTATTTGAACCAAATTGGCTTAAAAAATTCAAAACTTCTTCGATATCTTTACTATCTGCGCTAACTCCTGTGCCTATAGAATAAATTGGTTCATAAGCGATGATAAGTTTATTGTAATTTAGATCGATATTATCTAATTGGTTTTTTAAAAAATCTAAACTTTTTTTAGCCTGTTTTGTTTCTAGACTTTCTCCTATACAATAGATAATGTTATAGCCAAGATTTTTTGCAAAATCAAATTTTGCTCTTAAGAATTCTTCACTTTCTCCTAAAGTTCTTCTTTCAGAATGACCTATTAATACACTTTGAATGTTAAATTCTTCTAAGTGTTCTTGAGCGATTTCTCCAGTATATGCCCCATTTTTGCAAGGGTAAAAATTTTGTGCACCTTGGAAAAAATTAAGTTTTAAGTTAGAAAAAGCTGTACTTGGAGGGAAGATGAAAATTTCATCTTCATTATTTTGATAAGAATTGATTTCTTTAGCATAATTTTCAAAACTAGCTCTTGTGTGATTACATTTTAAATTTGCAGCAAAAATCATTCATCGCCTTTTGCCATTAAAGGTTTAACTCCAGGGAGTTCTTTTCCTTCTATAAGTTCTAATGACGCACCTCCACCAGTAGAGATAAAGGTCATTTCATCAGCATCACCAGCTCTTGCTACAACATCAGCAGTATCACCACCGCCAATGACAGTAGTTGCATGAGATTCGCTAATATAATGACTCATTTTGATACTACCTTTTGAGAATTTATCTATTTCAAAAACCCCCATAGGTCCATTCCACCATATAGTTTGCGCATCTGAAAGCGCTTCTTTAAATAATCTCACACTAGCAGGTCCTATATCAAGTCCCATCCAGCCAGATGGAATTTCTTGTACAGGAACATACTTCATCACTGCTTCTTGCGAGCAAGTTTGTGCAGCAGTTACATCAACAGGAAGATAAATTTTTACTCCTAATTCTTTACTTTTTGATAGAATTTTATTTGCTTCTTCTATTAAATCTTCTTCTAAAAGCGAATTTCCTATGTCATAGCCTTGTGCCTTTAAAAAAGTAAAGGCCATACCTCCACCTATGATAAGTTTATCCACTTTTGGAAGTAAATTAGTCAAAGCTTGTAATTTACCACTTACTTTAGACCCACCAACCACAGCTAC encodes:
- a CDS encoding invasion antigen I, with amino-acid sequence MQVSGLNSQSFSMDIKTKSGNHLSFAMYDKKEVNYEKDDNSTSLSLRRQFGFSFSYTGTKLSEDDIKEIKDAVAKFQPQIDEFMKNSRVGSLQPKELITAAMKIGDALPEPKSEEYKKATLHELLNTMDKSLKQELGKTDLDDVKKQLFQDSAKLLEEIWENYNKQKEKKEENNKEFGFYA
- a CDS encoding hydrogenase small subunit; this translates as MSLSNEELQKILEQKIALLEKENKEEKNINLEAVSAIVKILALPNEFIPLAHRYFQLHTPPSLIWLHLSECTGCSESLLRTSLPDFLDLIFDFISLEYHETLMSASGHQAENHLEQILNTKDYLLAVEGGVCAIDPFYLTIGACGENGYEILQKCAKNAKSIFAIGTCSSYGGIQAAHPNPTKSIGISKVLEEKIINVPGCPPSDINIIATLCFYILFEQNMALDEQNRPLALYGKCLHDLCERKAKFEAGNFAQSFDDENIKQGYCLFKVGCKGPYAYNNCPKVKFNSKTSWPVAAGHGCIACSEENFWDDFGFYEKPMSNEFAYNNFSSLHQISQAKNFKLNDLNAKNIILTFTNPTQILYQSAQNCNFLDFSFESNPRLFLNTFAKTKIALTLVQNYKDSFKNYYDFIQNSYDEESKISQNILDLFYFTYPFISGEKLKTIDDFLDLALAYKFKHPSKFDFKTTLNEQAKLDINKALRMPLIYMLGGLDKEAIAYGLVYSIKEHLKQALQACKNLHQKEQILLHCDNEKILKVFGDLSSI
- a CDS encoding triose-phosphate isomerase, with the protein product MIFAANLKCNHTRASFENYAKEINSYQNNEDEIFIFPPSTAFSNLKLNFFQGAQNFYPCKNGAYTGEIAQEHLEEFNIQSVLIGHSERRTLGESEEFLRAKFDFAKNLGYNIIYCIGESLETKQAKKSLDFLKNQLDNIDLNYNKLIIAYEPIYSIGTGVSADSKDIEEVLNFLSQFGSNKFLYGGSVNQENIKTICSLKNCHGVLVGSAALKADNFLKMIQIAKG
- a CDS encoding phosphoglycerate kinase translates to MSNILSIKDIDLANKKVFIRCDFNVPQDEFLNITDDRRIRSAIPTIRYCLDNGCSVILASHLGRPKEIASKYSLEPVAKRLARLMNKEVIMAKDIIGEDAKKKTGQLQKSEILLLENLRFEKGETKNDENLAKELASMADVYINDAFGVCHRAHSSVEAITKFFDNTHKGAGFLLQKEIEFASNLIKHPARPFVAVVGGSKVSGKLQALTNLLPKVDKLIIGGGMAFTFLKAQGYDIGNSLLEEDLIEEANKILSKSKELGVKIYLPVDVTAAQTCSQEAVMKYVPVQEIPSGWMGLDIGPASVRLFKEALSDAQTIWWNGPMGVFEIDKFSKGSIKMSHYISESHATTVIGGGDTADVVARAGDADEMTFISTGGGASLELIEGKELPGVKPLMAKGDE